One Rosa chinensis cultivar Old Blush chromosome 5, RchiOBHm-V2, whole genome shotgun sequence genomic region harbors:
- the LOC112167721 gene encoding F-box protein CPR1, whose product MAEDCLPEHVIFRILERLPIKSLIRFTSVSKRWRFIISSDPIFAKSHFHIASHHQTLTGRLLLSDGRGSQFESRDLETPSSFRDKSSVRNLRCPLKQPIRQRGGDVCALCSCNGLVLATLLAQQNRMYIWNPSTSFFKQLPALPSKFHSLRFYGFGYVSATDSYKVIAKRRLDPRTEEDDGSALIFSSKPNIWKRIESPLFSKMAYKGALVNEALHWLSYRDVVIIAFDLAKEELRTMPLPEHNNVENFGYLGAFGSCLCVYDEAYIKSGSVDLWVMRDYGVADSWTKMFRLKVSDRPEDINYLKPILVTETSTFLLKGTFDSGRKLECKLIRSGHENEQLETYMLSKQIDNMLAYEESLLRPGNYNKRTCPIELAKKARNASEARNNGEQGRVNLNEDNQGPHTVNVCVQNQGSSSVDVQVKTKETRAKEQVKRAPNRSGKVGALSAVAQTSLTVQATLKPVQSSSPESSTQPQSSRNTVYPKSRVDPVTGWSQRSKTGAIKCNKTPEKPNGPKQLSRPTAETSDLKQQPNRDL is encoded by the exons ATGGCGGAGGATTGCTTACCCGAACATGTGATATTCAGAATCCTGGAGAGGTTGCCGATCAAATCCCTAATCCGCTTCACCTCCGTTTCGAAACGCTGGCGTTTCATCATCTCCTCCGACCCCATTTTCGCCAAATCCCACTTCCACATAGCTTCTCACCACCAAACCCTGACTGGCAGACTCCTCCTCTCCGACGGCCGTGGCTCTCAATTCGAATCCCGAGACCTGGAGACGCCCTCGTCGTTCCGAGACAAGTCCTCCGTCAGAAACCTCAGGTGCCCATTGAAGCAACCCATCAGACAACGAGGTGGTGATGTATGCGCACTCTGCTCCTGCAATGGTTTGGTCCTCGCAACTCTCCTTGCCCAACAAAACAGAATGTATATCTGGAACCCATCCACTTCATTCTTCAAACAATTGCCTGCTCTTCCCTCAAAATTTCACTCTCTGCGCTTTTATGGTTTTGGCTATGTTTCCGCTACTGATAGCTACAAAGTCATTGCAAAGCGTCGTCTTGACCCACGAACGGAGGAGGATGATGGGAGCGCCCTTATCTTCTCATCCAAACCCAACATTTGGAAGAGGATCGAATCCCCTCTTTTTTCCAAAATGGCATATAAGGGGGCTCTTGTGAATGAGGCACTTCATTGGCTCAGCTACCGTGATGTGGTTATCATTGCTTTTGATTTGGCGAAAGAGGAGCTCCGAACAATGCCGCTGCCTGAGCATAATAATGTGGAGAATTTCGGGTATCTTGGGGCTTTTGGAAGCTGCCTGTGTGtatatgatgaggcctatatTAAGTCTGGCTCTGTTGATTTGTGGGTCATGAGAGACTATGGTGTTGCTGACTCCTGGACTAAGATGTTTCGCTTGAAGGTTTCCGATAGGCCTGAGGATATTAATTATTTGAAGCCAATCTTGGTTACGGAAACTAGTACATTTCTGCTAAAAGGGACTTTTGATAGCGGTAGGAAGTTGGAGTGCAAGTTGATAAGGAGTGGTCATGAGAATGAGCAGCTTGAAACATATATGCTTAGCAAGCAAATTGACAACATGCTGGCATATGAAGAGAGTCTACTTCGGCCTG GTAACTACAATAAAAGGACTTGCCCAATTGAACTAGCCAAGAAAGCTAGAAATGCTTCAGAAGCTAGA AATAATGGAGAACAGGGTAGAGTAAATCTCAATGAGGATAACCAGGGGCCACATACTGTCAATGTGTGTGTTCAAAACCAGGGCAGCAGCTCTGTTGATGTCCAAGTGAAAACCAAAGAAACTAGGGCAAAGGAGCAG gTCAAGAGAGCACCAAACAGATCAGGAAAGGTTGGAGCGCTATCTGCTGTAGCTCAAACATCACTAACAGTTCAAGCAACCTTAAAGCCTGTTCAGTCATCATCCCCTGAATCTTCGACACAGCCTCAATCATCAAGGAACACTGTGTATCCGAAATCTCGTGTTGACCCAGTCACTGGTTGGTCACAGAGGTCCAAGACTGGGGCAATAAAGTGTAACAAGACACCAGAGAAGCCAAATGGACCAAAACAACTAAGCAGGCCAACAGCAGAGACTTCTGATCTCAAGCAGCAGCCCAACAGAGACTTGTGA
- the LOC112166903 gene encoding protein ENHANCED DOWNY MILDEW 2 isoform X2 — protein MKNLSTQDLEQLAAELRMDIVHSVSQTGGHLSFSLGVVELSVALHHVFSTPDDKIIWDVGHQDIQVRKKPGLSTDDIFDTVCAFCDNGGSLLCCEGRCLRSFHATVKDGEGFTCESLGFSQDEVDAIRKIDFYCKNCQYKQHQCYACGRLGSSDKSLGAEVFPCTSARCGQFYHPHCIAKLRYHETGVSAEELEKRIMLGESFTCPIHKCWFCKQGENKKDPELQFAVCRRCPTSYHRKCLPRDIRFAKGKEGDEEDMDTRAWEGLLPDRVLIYCMYLQKHSFDSMFILKAFTYKHCSKSSSSDNIYSQSKQSTTWFFYLNPSLSRNQIYCKQLEC, from the exons ATGAAGAATCTATCAACACAG GATCTCGAACAACTAGCAGCAGAGCTCAGAATGGATATTGTTCACAGTGTTTCACAGACAGGTGGGCATCTCAGTTTTAGCTTGGGTGTGGTGGAGCTATCAGTGGCATTGCATCATGTGTTCAGCACCCCTGACGATAAAATCATATGGGATGTTGGTCATCAG GATATCCAAGTTAGAAAAAAGCCAGGATTGTCCACTGATGACATATTCGATACGGTTTGTGCTTTTTGTGATAATGGTGGCAGCCTTTTGTG TTGTGAAGGGCGATGCCTAAGGTCCTTTCATGCAACTGTAAAGGACGGTGAGGGCTTTACTTGTGAATCTCTTGGATTTTCCCAGGATGAAGTAGAT GCAATTCGAAAAATTGATTTCTACTGCAAGAACTGTCAATATAAACAGCATCAGTGCTATGCTTGTGGGAGGTTAGGATCCTCGGACAAATCTTTAGGTGCTGAG GTCTTCCCCTGCACTTCTGCAAGGTGTGGTCAGTTTTATCATCCTCATTGTATTGCAAAATTAAGATATCATGAGACCGGAGTTTCTGCAGAAGAACTTGAGAAAAGAATTATGCTGGGGGAATCTTTTACATGTCCAATTCACAAGTGCTGGTTTTGTAAGCAAGGAGAGAATAAGAAGGATCCTGAATTGCAGTTTGCTGTGTGTAGGCGTTGTCCTACATCCTACCACCGTAAATGCTTGCCACG GGACATTCGTTTTGCAAAAGGCAAGGAAGGTGATGAGGAAGACATGGATACAAGAGCTTGGGAAGGTCTATTACCTGACCGTGTGCTAATATATTGCAT GTACTTGCAAAAGCACAGCTTTGACTCTATGTTTATTCTGAAGGCATTCACTTACAAACATTGTTCTAAAAGTTCATCAAGTGATAATATCTACAGCCAATCCAAGCAGAGCACAACATGGTTTTTCTATTTGAACCCTTCACTGTCAAGAAATCAAATATACTGTAAACAATTAGAATGCTAG
- the LOC112166903 gene encoding protein ENHANCED DOWNY MILDEW 2 isoform X1 yields the protein MKMFCLKASASNSDGEDRKLTRKEKDGGCKIEYTTEKPATPLLDTINYPAHMKNLSTQDLEQLAAELRMDIVHSVSQTGGHLSFSLGVVELSVALHHVFSTPDDKIIWDVGHQDIQVRKKPGLSTDDIFDTVCAFCDNGGSLLCCEGRCLRSFHATVKDGEGFTCESLGFSQDEVDAIRKIDFYCKNCQYKQHQCYACGRLGSSDKSLGAEVFPCTSARCGQFYHPHCIAKLRYHETGVSAEELEKRIMLGESFTCPIHKCWFCKQGENKKDPELQFAVCRRCPTSYHRKCLPRDIRFAKGKEGDEEDMDTRAWEGLLPDRVLIYCMYLQKHSFDSMFILKAFTYKHCSKSSSSDNIYSQSKQSTTWFFYLNPSLSRNQIYCKQLEC from the exons ATGAAAATG TTCTGTTTGAAGGCTTCAGCTAGTAACTCAGACGGCGAGGACCGCAAGTTGACAAGAAAGGAGAAGGACGGAGGATGTAAGATCGAGTACACTACTGAAAAACCAGCCACGCCATTGCTGGACACAATCAATTACCCAGCTCACATGAAGAATCTATCAACACAG GATCTCGAACAACTAGCAGCAGAGCTCAGAATGGATATTGTTCACAGTGTTTCACAGACAGGTGGGCATCTCAGTTTTAGCTTGGGTGTGGTGGAGCTATCAGTGGCATTGCATCATGTGTTCAGCACCCCTGACGATAAAATCATATGGGATGTTGGTCATCAG GATATCCAAGTTAGAAAAAAGCCAGGATTGTCCACTGATGACATATTCGATACGGTTTGTGCTTTTTGTGATAATGGTGGCAGCCTTTTGTG TTGTGAAGGGCGATGCCTAAGGTCCTTTCATGCAACTGTAAAGGACGGTGAGGGCTTTACTTGTGAATCTCTTGGATTTTCCCAGGATGAAGTAGAT GCAATTCGAAAAATTGATTTCTACTGCAAGAACTGTCAATATAAACAGCATCAGTGCTATGCTTGTGGGAGGTTAGGATCCTCGGACAAATCTTTAGGTGCTGAG GTCTTCCCCTGCACTTCTGCAAGGTGTGGTCAGTTTTATCATCCTCATTGTATTGCAAAATTAAGATATCATGAGACCGGAGTTTCTGCAGAAGAACTTGAGAAAAGAATTATGCTGGGGGAATCTTTTACATGTCCAATTCACAAGTGCTGGTTTTGTAAGCAAGGAGAGAATAAGAAGGATCCTGAATTGCAGTTTGCTGTGTGTAGGCGTTGTCCTACATCCTACCACCGTAAATGCTTGCCACG GGACATTCGTTTTGCAAAAGGCAAGGAAGGTGATGAGGAAGACATGGATACAAGAGCTTGGGAAGGTCTATTACCTGACCGTGTGCTAATATATTGCAT GTACTTGCAAAAGCACAGCTTTGACTCTATGTTTATTCTGAAGGCATTCACTTACAAACATTGTTCTAAAAGTTCATCAAGTGATAATATCTACAGCCAATCCAAGCAGAGCACAACATGGTTTTTCTATTTGAACCCTTCACTGTCAAGAAATCAAATATACTGTAAACAATTAGAATGCTAG